A region of Diospyros lotus cultivar Yz01 chromosome 3, ASM1463336v1, whole genome shotgun sequence DNA encodes the following proteins:
- the LOC127796866 gene encoding uncharacterized protein LOC127796866 codes for MRLNHEGHENANFANFLMEIGTNPQEIVNLPSTIHKCQDLNELLSTVYPRLNMIETSTPTFLTERTILSARNDDVSDINTTALNIFPGRLYTYLAADKMSGDNEIDPTITNRYPNEYLNSLDPPGLPTFKLELKVGCPIILLRNIAPKDGLCNGTRLMVIRCDTRIIEAQILTGEKFGNLAFIPRISLAPSSSEMPFQMTRRQFPVRLAYALTINKSQGQSEKFVGVDLRIPVFSHGQLYVALSRCTSFDRISILLPKDCLDSTTNIVYSEVLL; via the exons ATGCGCTTGAATCATGAAGGTcatgaaaatgctaattttgcaaatttcttGATGGAG atTGGGACCAATCCTCAAGAAATCGTTAACCTTCCATCAACAATACACAAATGTCaagatttgaatgaattacttTCTACAGTTTACCCACGGTTGAACATGATAGAGACGTCAACCCCAACATTTTTAACTGAACGCACAATTCTGTCTGCGCGTAACGATGATGTCAGTGACATCAATACTACTGCGTTGAATATCTTTCCAGGGAGATTATATACTTATCTTGCAGCAGATAAAATGTCTGGAGATAATGAAATTGATCCTACCATTACAAATAgatatcctaatgaatatttaaattcattggaTCCTCCTGGGTTGCCAACTTTTAAGTTAGAGTTGAAGGTGGGTTGTCCTATAATATTGTTGAGAAACATTGCACCAAAAGATGGACTATGTAATGGTACAAGATTGATGGTTATTAGGTGCGACACTCGCATAATTGAAGCTCAAATTTTAACTGGAGAAAAGTTTGGTAATTTGGCATTTATACCAAGGATATCTTTGGCACCATCTTCTTCAGAAATGCCTTTCCAAATGACAAGACGTCAATTTCCTGTCCGATTGGCATATGCGTTGACCATTAATAAATCTCAAGGACAATCTGAGAAATTTGTTGGGGTTGATTTGCGCATACCAGTTTTTAGCCATGGACAATTATATGTGGCATTATCTAGATGTACATCATTTGATCGTATAAGTATTCTGCTCCCTAAAGATTGTTTGGATTCTACTACAAATATTGTTTATTCTGAAGTGTTGTTGTAG